A genomic stretch from Chitinophagales bacterium includes:
- a CDS encoding flagellar motor protein MotB: MKMRFLIIFGCIALTLASCVSTKKFKAQVSRYDTLQSNYNRVEDQLRTCLTESEANAKKKAEVEEQVTELKKNSTTMLNQLTDLSVVTAQQAESIKKSLDNLGMKDLYIQNLQTQMAKKDSLNMALVMNLKGALQDVNDTDVQIKVEGSAVLISISDKMLFKTGKYDITPEAKQVLGKVARVLNAQPNVQFMVEGNTDNKPIKTPFIKDNWDLSVLRSSSVARSLQNDYHVDPSRIIAAGRGEYHPLSSNDTESGRQTNRRTSIIILPQLDQFFKLLETKK, from the coding sequence ATGAAAATGAGATTCCTGATAATCTTTGGATGTATCGCTTTAACCCTTGCTTCCTGCGTAAGCACTAAAAAATTTAAAGCCCAGGTCTCCAGGTATGATACCCTGCAATCCAACTATAACAGAGTGGAAGACCAGCTCAGAACATGCCTTACTGAAAGTGAAGCTAATGCGAAAAAGAAGGCAGAAGTGGAAGAGCAGGTGACGGAACTAAAGAAAAATAGTACTACCATGCTGAACCAGCTAACCGATCTTTCTGTGGTTACTGCACAGCAGGCAGAAAGCATAAAAAAATCACTTGACAATTTAGGGATGAAAGACCTGTATATCCAGAACCTGCAGACACAAATGGCGAAAAAAGACTCTCTTAATATGGCACTTGTTATGAATTTAAAAGGCGCCCTGCAGGATGTAAATGATACAGATGTTCAGATTAAGGTGGAAGGAAGTGCCGTGCTGATTTCCATCTCTGATAAAATGCTGTTCAAGACAGGCAAATACGATATTACACCTGAAGCAAAACAGGTGTTAGGAAAAGTAGCGCGTGTACTGAACGCCCAACCAAATGTTCAATTTATGGTGGAAGGAAATACAGATAATAAGCCAATAAAAACTCCTTTTATTAAAGACAACTGGGACCTGAGTGTACTGCGTTCCTCGTCTGTTGCCCGCAGTTTGCAAAATGACTATCACGTAGATCCTTCACGTATCATAGCAGCAGGCAGAGGCGAATACCATCCGCTTAGCAGTAATGATACAGAATCAGGCAGACAAACGAACCGGCGCACCAGCATTATTATTCTGCCTCAGCTCGATCAATTCTTTAAGTTGCTGGAGACTAAGAAATAG
- a CDS encoding DUF4258 domain-containing protein gives MEFIFSTHAREQMHERKIIQQIIIQIINQPDEIVTQSDLQVFQGLIKENGKSYLIRIFVNVALHPNLIITVYKTSKISKYYEGEI, from the coding sequence ATGGAATTCATTTTTTCAACCCATGCACGTGAACAAATGCATGAAAGAAAAATCATTCAGCAGATCATTATTCAAATTATTAATCAACCAGATGAAATAGTAACCCAAAGCGATCTTCAAGTATTTCAAGGACTAATTAAGGAAAATGGAAAATCTTATTTAATCCGTATCTTCGTTAATGTTGCTTTACATCCTAATTTAATAATAACGGTTTATAAAACTTCAAAAATCAGCAAGTATTATGAAGGTGAAATATGA